A genomic segment from Streptomyces sp. NBC_00237 encodes:
- a CDS encoding transporter substrate-binding domain-containing protein, translating to MKPSYTHTGVRPRHRARTLAGVVTAVLLASACTANGGGGTAGDKGSASSSSNGSSGPPAKSSGSPDRTTFPKGIFYGAKFEQPGLNEYSATGHQAQGFENDLAQFVAAKLGSSLTAVDTTSKERETFLADHADGLVIATYSITDKRKKLVAFAGPYLNTRQGVLIRASDKKKIRKREDLTGKAVCTAEGSTSDADDQRTLLNGKAEYVPRDDYKRCVDDLLNGNVDAVWTDKVILYGFVERHGVKLMVPEAIEVGAPQKYGIGLPLAQPERCRQLVTVLKDFLADKWRVSFQSHFPHLVKRVPDFEARFKPKPETLALNSCDSP from the coding sequence ATGAAGCCCTCGTACACGCACACAGGCGTACGTCCGCGCCACCGCGCCCGCACCCTTGCCGGGGTCGTGACCGCCGTCCTCCTGGCCTCCGCCTGCACGGCGAACGGCGGGGGCGGCACCGCAGGCGACAAGGGCAGCGCCTCCTCTTCCTCCAACGGTTCTTCCGGCCCACCGGCGAAGAGCAGCGGCAGCCCCGACAGGACCACCTTCCCCAAGGGCATCTTCTACGGTGCCAAGTTCGAGCAGCCGGGCCTGAACGAGTACTCCGCCACCGGCCACCAGGCCCAGGGCTTCGAGAACGACCTCGCCCAGTTCGTCGCGGCGAAGCTCGGCTCCTCCCTCACCGCCGTCGACACCACGTCGAAGGAGCGGGAGACCTTCCTGGCCGACCACGCGGACGGCCTCGTCATCGCGACGTACTCGATCACCGACAAGCGCAAGAAGCTGGTCGCCTTCGCGGGCCCGTACCTCAACACCCGTCAGGGCGTGCTGATCCGGGCCTCCGACAAGAAGAAGATCCGCAAGCGTGAAGACCTCACCGGCAAGGCCGTGTGCACCGCCGAGGGTTCCACCTCCGACGCCGACGACCAGCGGACCCTGCTCAACGGCAAGGCCGAGTACGTGCCCCGGGACGACTACAAGCGCTGCGTCGACGACCTGCTCAACGGCAACGTCGACGCGGTGTGGACCGACAAGGTCATCCTGTACGGATTCGTGGAACGCCACGGTGTGAAGCTCATGGTCCCCGAGGCGATTGAGGTGGGCGCGCCGCAGAAGTACGGAATAGGGCTGCCCCTCGCCCAACCGGAACGCTGCCGCCAACTCGTCACGGTCCTGAAGGACTTCCTCGCCGACAAATGGCGGGTCTCCTTCCAGAGCCACTTCCCCCACCTGGTCAAACGGGTCCCGGACTTCGAAGCCCGCTTCAAACCCAAACCCGAAACCCTCGCCCTCAACTCCTGCGACAGCCCCTAA
- a CDS encoding ABC transporter substrate-binding protein, with protein sequence MTQQASPYANAAGAKTVTLSVQSWVGAQADVAVAKLILERELGYRVDTVQVDEVPAWDALSQGRVDMIMEDWGHPEQEARYVKDKKTIVPAGEVGVIGHIGWFVPKYFADKHPDVTDWRNLNKYADQFKTPESGGKGQLLDGSPSYVTNDKALVDNLKLNYQVVFSGSEAAQITQIQRFAKEKKPFLTYWYQPQWLFEQVPMVEVKLPAYSEKCAAKAPEDIDCAYPTTPLAKYMNANFAKKGGKAAQFLKNFHWNAEQQNAVSLMIADQKLSPEAAAEKWVADNEPVWRAWLPKG encoded by the coding sequence ATGACCCAGCAGGCGTCCCCGTACGCGAACGCTGCCGGTGCGAAGACCGTCACCCTCTCCGTCCAGTCCTGGGTCGGCGCGCAGGCGGACGTCGCCGTCGCCAAGCTCATCCTGGAACGCGAACTCGGCTACCGCGTCGACACCGTCCAGGTCGACGAGGTCCCCGCCTGGGACGCCCTCAGCCAGGGCCGGGTCGACATGATCATGGAGGACTGGGGGCACCCCGAGCAGGAGGCCCGCTACGTCAAGGACAAGAAGACGATCGTCCCGGCGGGCGAGGTCGGCGTCATCGGCCACATCGGCTGGTTCGTCCCCAAGTACTTCGCGGACAAGCACCCGGACGTCACGGACTGGCGCAACCTCAACAAGTACGCCGACCAGTTCAAGACCCCGGAGAGCGGCGGCAAGGGCCAGCTCCTGGACGGCTCCCCGTCCTACGTCACCAACGACAAGGCCCTCGTCGACAACCTCAAGCTCAACTACCAGGTCGTCTTCTCCGGCTCCGAAGCCGCCCAGATCACCCAGATCCAGCGCTTCGCCAAGGAGAAGAAGCCCTTCCTCACCTACTGGTACCAGCCCCAGTGGCTGTTCGAGCAGGTCCCCATGGTCGAGGTCAAACTCCCCGCCTACTCCGAGAAGTGCGCGGCGAAGGCCCCCGAGGACATCGACTGCGCCTACCCGACCACGCCCCTCGCGAAGTACATGAACGCGAACTTCGCGAAGAAGGGCGGCAAGGCGGCCCAGTTCCTCAAGAACTTCCACTGGAACGCGGAGCAGCAGAACGCGGTGTCCCTGATGATCGCCGACCAGAAGCTCTCCCCGGAGGCCGCCGCGGAGAAGTGGGTCGCGGACAACGAGCCCGTCTGGCGCGCGTGGCTCCCCAAGGGCTGA